From a single Deinococcus humi genomic region:
- a CDS encoding DUF3160 domain-containing protein produces the protein MMRSRLVMAVSCFVTLSAGAKAASFTLPVNLDTLSNPGLLRGNRDLGLPAVNAAQRAALTRQGFVITPAQWRQFDAVYEATRYAEQPVFVTTDSVLHIYHLVFDKLLRDLERETLAPTARELTARLVGGAQRQVKALAGTPLEADARRALAYLAVAQKLADPASPVPAEVAPLVSAELKLINAHAGIAPSPIFAGSGLREDYSQYVPRGHYTRSETLKRYFRTLSWLGRMNLRVTQPDETRTAALITHLMSGDAQAQKLWARLYDPTALLIGASDDLNYRQYASALQGVTGGNIRRLAEPATLKAFQAALAQLPPPRVNSVFVVAKPGEGVAVRQRETLGFRLLGQRFTLDGAALQQLVYREVGTEQKPRALPRGLDLLAAMGSDAALNELRSLGDTAYANYGPQMQKTRAQFAALKPADWNANVYSGWLYVLQALAAPEARDDRYPAFMRTPAWTRKEMLTTLGSWTELRHDMLLYAKQVMAEMGAGEEPEHPRGYVEPNAAVWTRLLGLEALTRRVLTDQQILSERTASNLESLRDMLGFLRAATAKELAGQPLSRDSYDRIHFFGGWLEQLKLASTDPEGGEDGGTPSFDEPPYAGVVADVATAGNLVLEEATGTIYELYAVVPDGRGGQQIARGGVYSQYEFTAPAAGRLTDEAWRARLKAGNLPPMHPWLNGTVVK, from the coding sequence ATGATGCGCTCTCGCCTGGTGATGGCCGTGTCCTGTTTCGTAACACTCTCTGCTGGCGCGAAGGCTGCTTCATTCACGCTGCCAGTCAACCTCGACACCCTGAGCAATCCTGGCCTGCTCAGGGGCAACCGGGATCTGGGTCTGCCCGCCGTGAACGCGGCGCAGCGGGCTGCCCTCACCCGCCAGGGCTTCGTGATCACGCCCGCCCAGTGGCGGCAGTTCGACGCCGTATACGAGGCCACCCGTTACGCCGAGCAACCAGTCTTTGTGACCACTGATTCGGTGCTGCACATCTATCACCTCGTCTTCGACAAATTGCTGCGCGACCTGGAACGTGAGACGCTTGCACCGACGGCCCGCGAGTTGACGGCACGGCTGGTAGGGGGCGCACAGCGACAGGTGAAGGCGCTGGCCGGCACCCCGCTGGAGGCTGACGCGCGGCGGGCACTGGCGTATCTGGCCGTCGCTCAGAAACTGGCGGATCCGGCGTCCCCAGTTCCAGCCGAGGTCGCACCCCTGGTGTCCGCAGAGTTGAAACTGATCAACGCCCACGCGGGCATTGCGCCGTCGCCCATCTTCGCGGGCTCCGGGCTGCGGGAGGACTATTCGCAGTACGTGCCACGCGGCCATTACACGCGGTCCGAGACGCTGAAACGCTACTTCCGTACGCTGAGCTGGCTGGGCCGCATGAACCTCCGGGTGACGCAACCCGACGAGACGCGCACGGCGGCGCTGATCACGCATCTGATGAGCGGGGATGCGCAGGCGCAGAAACTCTGGGCGCGCCTGTACGATCCCACCGCCCTGCTGATCGGCGCGAGCGATGACCTGAACTACCGGCAGTACGCCTCAGCCCTTCAAGGGGTGACGGGCGGCAACATCCGCAGGCTGGCCGAGCCTGCCACCCTAAAGGCGTTCCAGGCCGCTCTGGCCCAGCTGCCACCGCCGCGCGTCAACAGCGTCTTTGTGGTGGCCAAGCCCGGTGAAGGCGTGGCCGTGCGTCAGCGTGAGACGCTGGGCTTCCGGCTGCTGGGGCAGCGCTTCACGCTGGACGGCGCGGCGCTGCAACAACTGGTCTACCGGGAAGTCGGCACCGAACAGAAGCCGCGCGCCCTTCCGCGTGGTCTGGACCTCCTTGCCGCCATGGGAAGCGACGCGGCGCTGAACGAATTGCGGAGCCTGGGCGACACCGCATATGCCAATTACGGTCCGCAGATGCAGAAGACCCGCGCGCAATTCGCGGCCCTGAAACCCGCCGACTGGAATGCCAATGTCTACAGCGGCTGGCTGTATGTGCTGCAGGCGCTCGCCGCGCCGGAAGCGCGCGACGACCGGTATCCCGCCTTCATGCGGACCCCGGCCTGGACGCGCAAGGAGATGCTGACCACTCTGGGATCGTGGACCGAACTGCGGCATGACATGCTGCTGTACGCCAAGCAGGTCATGGCCGAGATGGGCGCGGGCGAGGAACCCGAGCACCCGCGCGGCTACGTGGAGCCGAACGCGGCCGTCTGGACCCGTCTGCTGGGTCTGGAAGCCCTGACCCGCCGTGTGCTGACCGATCAGCAGATTCTCTCCGAGCGCACGGCCAGCAATCTGGAGAGCCTGCGCGACATGCTGGGCTTTTTGCGGGCGGCCACTGCCAAGGAACTGGCCGGACAGCCGCTGAGCCGCGACAGCTATGACCGCATCCACTTTTTCGGGGGCTGGCTCGAGCAGCTCAAACTCGCCAGCACCGACCCCGAAGGTGGGGAGGACGGCGGTACCCCCTCCTTCGACGAGCCGCCCTACGCGGGCGTGGTGGCGGACGTGGCCACCGCAGGTAACCTCGTGCTGGAAGAGGCTACTGGCACCATCTACGAGCTGTATGCCGTCGTCCCAGACGGACGCGGTGGGCAGCAGATCGCGCGCGGCGGGGTGTACTCGCAGTACGAGTTCACCGCTCCCGCCGCTGGGCGTCTGACCGATGAGGCGTGGCGGGCGCGGCTGAAGGCCGGAAATCTGCCGCCGATGCACCCGTGGCTGAACGGCACCGTGGTGAAGTGA
- a CDS encoding CapA family protein, producing MRGALGLLAVLALTSGGREDTTPLTFALAGDVSVARGVAQMNAPDWSAALSEVRAALVADATFGNLESPLTTRPHQGNGLDLRGPPAGVTVLSDFTHLGVENNHALDGGTTGQAQTRQVLRGEGLVPVAHELTITRVRGVSIAWIAFFDDHRTPPPLTAIREGARRAQTVVVGVHWGMEYGPVTSRQRQLARELASAGADLIVGSGPHVLQGHERLGYTLVLYSLGNLLLDQPYPDTRVGAVVRATRAAQGWSACAVPTRYRAGRVSPANGRERPRILARLGLEACR from the coding sequence GTGAGAGGTGCGCTGGGCCTGCTGGCTGTGCTGGCCCTGACATCCGGCGGACGTGAGGACACCACACCTCTGACATTTGCGCTGGCCGGGGACGTGAGTGTGGCGCGCGGCGTGGCGCAGATGAATGCCCCAGACTGGAGTGCCGCCCTCTCAGAGGTGCGTGCAGCACTCGTGGCCGACGCCACCTTTGGCAACCTGGAGTCGCCGCTGACCACGCGACCTCACCAGGGCAACGGGCTGGACCTGCGCGGACCACCCGCCGGCGTGACTGTCTTGAGCGACTTTACCCATCTCGGCGTGGAGAACAACCATGCGCTGGACGGCGGTACGACGGGGCAGGCCCAGACGCGACAGGTGCTGCGGGGAGAGGGTCTCGTGCCCGTCGCGCACGAGCTGACCATCACGCGGGTACGCGGCGTTTCCATCGCCTGGATTGCCTTCTTCGACGACCACAGGACGCCGCCCCCCCTAACCGCCATTCGGGAGGGGGCAAGACGGGCGCAGACTGTAGTGGTGGGCGTGCATTGGGGCATGGAGTATGGCCCGGTCACGTCGCGCCAGCGCCAACTGGCCCGCGAGCTGGCCTCGGCGGGGGCAGATCTGATCGTGGGCAGCGGGCCGCACGTGCTGCAAGGCCACGAACGCCTGGGTTACACCCTGGTCCTGTACAGCCTGGGCAACCTGCTGCTGGACCAGCCCTACCCCGACACGCGGGTGGGGGCGGTGGTGCGGGCGACGCGCGCAGCGCAGGGCTGGAGCGCCTGCGCCGTCCCTACCCGTTACCGCGCGGGCCGCGTCTCGCCCGCCAATGGGAGGGAACGCCCCCGGATTCTCGCCCGGCTGGGGCTGGAGGCCTGCCGGTGA
- a CDS encoding ERF family protein, producing the protein MQKSESIGELAKALSRAQAAVQPALKTSENPHLGSRYADLASVWAACRHALSSNGLSIVQLPVSDGPGYVALETIILHESGEYIANTARTPAKDPKGQETAQSVGSAITYLRRYALSAALGIVADTDDDGHTASHGPPSPVLRDKQEARQIAPRPDALLLSAQSRVTLSKEKASDLLASLQTILKDTAERDTEYNAYAAKVIGREVGNLTELTPAEARQVYHAARALPKAS; encoded by the coding sequence GTGCAAAAAAGCGAATCCATTGGTGAGTTGGCTAAAGCGCTTTCCAGAGCGCAGGCTGCCGTCCAGCCGGCACTGAAAACCTCCGAAAATCCACACCTCGGCAGCAGGTATGCCGATCTGGCCAGTGTGTGGGCCGCATGTCGGCATGCCCTGTCCAGCAACGGGCTGAGCATTGTGCAACTTCCCGTCAGTGATGGGCCGGGATATGTGGCGCTCGAAACCATCATCCTGCACGAGTCCGGTGAGTACATCGCCAACACCGCCCGCACCCCTGCCAAAGACCCGAAGGGGCAGGAAACGGCGCAAAGTGTCGGCTCTGCCATCACCTACCTACGGCGTTACGCTCTGAGCGCGGCGCTTGGCATCGTGGCAGATACGGACGATGACGGACATACGGCGAGCCATGGCCCACCCTCCCCAGTTCTCAGAGACAAGCAGGAGGCCCGCCAGATTGCGCCCCGACCTGATGCTTTGCTGCTGTCAGCACAGAGCAGAGTCACCTTGAGCAAGGAGAAGGCCTCAGATTTGCTGGCCTCCTTGCAAACAATTCTCAAGGACACAGCAGAACGGGACACGGAGTACAACGCTTACGCCGCGAAGGTGATCGGACGAGAAGTGGGTAACCTGACCGAACTCACGCCCGCTGAAGCTAGGCAGGTGTATCACGCCGCCCGGGCCCTCCCAAAAGCCAGCTAA